A genomic window from Flavobacterium johnsoniae includes:
- a CDS encoding C40 family peptidase, whose amino-acid sequence MKSRLLLFLLPVVLLSSFSVKKKEPQLIVQNTKIQKEIDRDSVIVFAKKYLGTPYKYASSNPQKGFDCSGFVSYVFSNFGLTLPRSSSGYKNLGTPLKPEDFKVGDVLVFYGYKDRTIIGHLGIICEANGMKSKFIHASSGKAQQVTITALDTEHYTKRFYKCIDVLSK is encoded by the coding sequence ATGAAATCACGTCTACTATTATTTTTATTACCTGTTGTTTTACTTTCTTCTTTTTCCGTAAAAAAGAAAGAACCTCAATTAATAGTTCAAAACACTAAAATTCAGAAAGAAATAGATCGTGACTCTGTAATTGTTTTTGCGAAGAAATATTTAGGAACTCCTTATAAATACGCAAGCAGTAATCCGCAAAAAGGCTTTGATTGTTCGGGATTTGTAAGTTACGTTTTCAGTAATTTTGGATTGACTTTGCCAAGAAGTTCCAGCGGATATAAAAATTTGGGAACGCCCTTAAAACCTGAAGATTTTAAAGTTGGTGATGTTTTAGTTTTTTACGGATATAAAGATAGAACCATTATTGGTCATCTTGGAATTATCTGCGAAGCCAACGGAATGAAGTCAAAATTTATTCATGCTTCTTCTGGAAAAGCACAACAAGTTACGATAACAGCGCTTGATACAGAACATTATACCAAACGTTTTTATAAATGTATTGATGTTTTGAGTAAATAG
- a CDS encoding L,D-transpeptidase family protein, with protein MKIWYSPIIAIVFFAVFSCNSKADKKEENSIKTVEKIPELKLTIDTTRIAKFYENYPKLAKFKTDVISLYQKNKSTQLWQDNKGVVEFGNTLFNQYKNLDQEGLKANYPYKEELNSVFENNPTKKLSKEDTDLLLSNLYYYYAEKVYAGFDEKTSISLEWLLPRKKFNYQVLSDSIFKKSTILDDKKKKMFSQYYKLRDALKEYREIEKNGGWKTIEVGEDYKALKLGDSSNVITQIRERLFVTKDIKENTKSAICDTVLIKAMKNYELRHGYAPKNNILKEHIVDLNIPVSDRIKTIIANMERCRWIDPELEKGQKYIEVNIPEFKLYIIEDGKIAFTSAVVVGKAMTKTVIFSGMMSNIVFSPYWNVPPSIIKSEIKPGMARDKNYLQKKNLEWNNGAVRQLPGKNNSLGLVKFLFPNSSNIYLHDTPSKSLFERESRAFSHGCVRVAKPRELAIELLKVDPQWNPARIDKAMHAGKESWYTLKKKVPVYIGYFTAWVDREGNLNFYKDIYGRDESLIKLLTEE; from the coding sequence ATGAAAATTTGGTATTCGCCTATAATTGCAATTGTTTTTTTTGCTGTTTTTTCGTGTAATTCGAAAGCAGATAAAAAGGAAGAAAACTCAATAAAAACTGTTGAAAAGATTCCAGAATTGAAACTTACAATTGATACGACACGTATTGCAAAATTTTACGAAAATTATCCAAAACTGGCTAAGTTTAAAACAGATGTAATTTCTTTATATCAAAAAAATAAATCAACTCAATTGTGGCAAGATAATAAAGGAGTTGTCGAATTTGGAAATACATTATTCAATCAATACAAAAATCTGGATCAGGAAGGATTAAAGGCCAATTATCCTTATAAAGAAGAACTAAATTCGGTTTTCGAAAATAATCCAACCAAAAAGTTATCTAAAGAAGATACCGATTTGCTGCTTTCAAATTTGTATTACTATTATGCAGAGAAAGTTTATGCTGGTTTTGATGAAAAAACTAGTATTTCTTTAGAATGGCTTTTGCCTCGAAAAAAGTTCAATTATCAAGTGCTTTCAGATTCTATTTTTAAAAAATCAACCATTTTGGATGATAAGAAAAAAAAGATGTTTAGTCAGTATTACAAGCTTCGTGACGCTCTTAAAGAATATAGAGAAATTGAAAAAAACGGCGGTTGGAAAACGATAGAAGTTGGCGAAGATTATAAAGCTTTAAAGCTTGGAGATTCATCAAATGTTATCACGCAAATTAGAGAAAGACTTTTTGTTACCAAAGACATTAAAGAAAATACTAAAAGTGCAATTTGTGATACAGTTTTGATAAAAGCCATGAAAAACTATGAATTGCGTCATGGTTATGCACCAAAAAATAACATTTTAAAAGAACATATTGTTGACTTAAATATTCCTGTTTCTGATCGAATAAAAACAATTATTGCCAATATGGAACGTTGCCGTTGGATTGATCCCGAATTGGAAAAAGGTCAAAAATATATTGAAGTCAACATTCCTGAATTTAAATTATATATTATTGAAGACGGTAAAATTGCTTTTACATCTGCAGTTGTGGTTGGAAAAGCAATGACAAAGACCGTAATTTTTAGCGGAATGATGAGCAATATTGTTTTTAGTCCGTATTGGAATGTTCCGCCGAGCATTATAAAATCGGAAATAAAACCCGGAATGGCTAGAGATAAAAATTATTTACAAAAGAAAAATCTAGAATGGAATAACGGCGCAGTTCGTCAGCTTCCAGGAAAAAATAATTCTTTAGGTTTGGTGAAGTTTTTGTTTCCGAATTCGAGTAATATTTATCTGCATGACACGCCTTCAAAAAGTTTATTCGAAAGAGAAAGCCGAGCATTTAGTCACGGTTGCGTGCGCGTTGCAAAACCGCGTGAATTGGCAATAGAATTACTAAAAGTAGATCCGCAATGGAATCCTGCAAGAATTGACAAAGCCATGCATGCGGGAAAAGAAAGTTGGTACACTTTGAAGAAAAAAGTTCCAGTTTACATTGGTTATTTTACCGCTTGGGTTGACCGCGAAGGAAATCTGAATTTCTACAAAGATATCTACGGAAGAGATGAAAGTCTAATCAAATTGTTGACTGAAGAATAA
- a CDS encoding DUF1573 domain-containing protein, whose product MKMIKISMLALALGLMSFSAIAPVKSLVSETAISATTASTIVWKAETIDVGQIPQGTPKAIVYEFKNTGKTAVVITNVQGSCGCTATDYTKEPIQPGKSAKVTATYNAANKGAFTKTVTVTTSAETTPKILTLKGTVI is encoded by the coding sequence ATGAAAATGATCAAAATTTCGATGTTAGCTTTAGCTCTTGGCTTAATGTCTTTTTCGGCAATTGCTCCAGTAAAATCTTTAGTTTCTGAAACTGCAATTTCGGCAACTACAGCTTCTACAATTGTTTGGAAAGCAGAAACAATTGATGTAGGACAAATTCCGCAAGGAACTCCAAAAGCAATTGTTTACGAATTTAAAAATACTGGAAAAACTGCTGTAGTAATTACAAACGTTCAAGGATCTTGCGGTTGTACTGCTACAGATTATACAAAAGAACCAATTCAGCCAGGTAAATCTGCAAAAGTTACTGCAACTTACAACGCTGCTAACAAAGGTGCTTTTACAAAAACAGTTACTGTAACAACTAGTGCAGAAACTACACCAAAAATCCTTACTCTAAAAGGTACGGTTATTTAA
- a CDS encoding sensor histidine kinase: MKINKLNSIILLGLVAIISILVAQLLWTKEAFTIEQKKLSQKAHIALLEVAKKLYEGTSHELPAQNPVQKISNDYYIVNVENEFEPEILEFYLKTEFKKMNITTDFEYAMYNCQSDEMIYGDYISLSKKKAECKKTVYFPKHKNLVYYFAVRFPNETTYLFSSMRFWFILSTALILILLIYVYSIFKLLQQKKYSELQRDFINNMTHEFKTPLSSILIASKYLIEQSPIKDDKKLFTYTDIIINQSNKLNSHIEKILNISKSEYTPLELKKENILIIPIIEEAIANIKLKYPDASIKIETSSNDYLLETDAFHFANLVYNLLDNAVKYCNEKPEISIKFTEENNCLKLEFIDNGIGITSKKISFIFDKFYRVQNEKSNEVNGFGLGLYYVKEICNLQNWKIKAENNPEKGVTITLSIPNKK, encoded by the coding sequence TTGAAAATTAACAAACTCAACAGTATCATTCTCTTAGGATTAGTAGCCATTATCAGCATTTTGGTGGCGCAGTTGCTTTGGACAAAAGAGGCTTTTACTATAGAACAAAAAAAACTGAGTCAAAAGGCACACATTGCTTTATTAGAAGTGGCTAAAAAATTATACGAAGGAACAAGCCATGAACTGCCAGCTCAGAATCCAGTTCAAAAAATTTCTAACGATTATTATATCGTAAATGTTGAAAATGAATTTGAACCCGAAATTTTAGAGTTTTATCTAAAAACGGAATTCAAAAAAATGAATATTACGACCGATTTCGAATACGCAATGTACAATTGTCAAAGCGACGAAATGATTTATGGAGATTATATTTCGCTTTCTAAGAAAAAAGCAGAATGCAAGAAAACCGTTTATTTTCCGAAACATAAAAATCTGGTTTATTATTTTGCCGTTCGTTTTCCGAATGAAACTACTTATTTATTTAGTTCGATGCGTTTTTGGTTTATCCTTTCGACCGCTTTAATTCTAATTTTGTTGATTTATGTTTATTCAATTTTTAAATTGCTTCAGCAGAAAAAATATTCAGAATTACAGCGTGACTTTATTAATAATATGACGCATGAATTTAAAACGCCTTTGTCTTCTATTCTGATTGCTTCAAAATATTTAATTGAGCAAAGTCCGATAAAAGATGATAAAAAGCTTTTTACTTACACTGATATTATTATCAATCAGAGCAATAAATTGAATAGTCATATCGAAAAAATTCTAAATATTTCTAAATCTGAATACACGCCTTTAGAATTAAAAAAGGAGAATATTCTAATTATTCCGATTATTGAAGAAGCCATTGCAAATATTAAACTCAAATATCCTGACGCTTCTATTAAAATTGAAACTTCTTCAAACGATTATTTATTAGAAACTGATGCCTTTCATTTTGCCAATTTAGTTTATAATTTACTAGATAATGCGGTAAAATATTGCAACGAAAAACCCGAAATCTCTATTAAATTCACAGAAGAAAATAATTGTTTAAAACTTGAATTTATTGATAACGGAATTGGTATTACTTCTAAAAAAATATCTTTTATCTTTGATAAGTTTTACAGAGTTCAAAACGAAAAAAGCAATGAAGTCAACGGATTTGGTCTCGGTTTATATTATGTAAAAGAAATTTGCAATTTGCAGAACTGGAAAATAAAAGCCGAAAATAATCCTGAAAAAGGTGTTACCATTACGTTATCAATCCCAAATAAAAAATGA
- a CDS encoding response regulator transcription factor, with protein sequence MRNFKILYAEDDETLAFLTKDNLEQNNYEVIHCSDGKSALKIFEEEEFDICIFDIMMPKMDGFELAEAIRKIDLEVPIIFLSAKTLKEDRIKGLRLGADDYLVKPFSIEELLLKIEIFLKRSQKNIPTAKTIYEVGKYQFDTKNFILFNEEEKVGLTQREAELLKLFLDHKNSVLKREQILTSLWGTDDYFMGRSLDVFISRLRKILANEEGISIENLHGIGFRFSIG encoded by the coding sequence ATGAGAAATTTCAAAATACTTTATGCCGAAGATGATGAAACTTTAGCGTTTCTAACCAAAGACAATTTGGAGCAAAATAACTATGAAGTTATTCATTGTTCTGATGGAAAATCGGCTTTGAAAATTTTCGAGGAAGAGGAATTTGATATTTGCATTTTTGATATTATGATGCCAAAAATGGATGGTTTTGAATTGGCAGAAGCTATTCGAAAAATTGATCTTGAAGTTCCTATAATTTTTCTTTCGGCAAAAACTTTAAAAGAAGATCGAATTAAAGGTCTGCGTTTAGGCGCCGACGATTATTTGGTAAAACCATTCAGTATTGAAGAGTTACTTTTAAAAATTGAGATTTTTTTAAAACGATCTCAAAAAAATATTCCGACAGCAAAAACTATTTATGAAGTTGGAAAATATCAATTTGACACCAAAAATTTTATTCTTTTTAATGAAGAAGAAAAAGTCGGCTTAACCCAGCGCGAAGCCGAATTATTGAAATTATTCTTAGATCATAAAAATTCAGTTTTAAAAAGAGAACAAATCTTAACTTCTTTATGGGGAACAGACGACTATTTTATGGGAAGAAGTCTGGATGTTTTTATTTCGCGTTTGCGAAAAATTTTAGCAAATGAAGAAGGAATTTCAATCGAAAACCTTCACGGAATTGGTTTTAGGTTTTCTATTGGGTAA
- a CDS encoding GIY-YIG nuclease family protein, with translation MRLQEGFHTYFIYILTNKAKSVFYVGVTNNLKKRLIKHKENILDENKTFASKYKVEFLLYYEKFAWIQEAITREKEIKGWRREKKIELIKTMNPDLEFLDY, from the coding sequence ATGCGTCTACAAGAGGGTTTTCATACTTATTTTATTTATATTCTTACAAATAAAGCGAAATCTGTTTTCTATGTTGGAGTTACAAATAATCTAAAGAAAAGGTTAATAAAGCACAAAGAGAATATTTTAGATGAAAATAAAACGTTTGCATCTAAATATAAAGTTGAATTTTTACTTTATTATGAAAAATTTGCATGGATTCAAGAAGCAATTACTCGAGAGAAAGAAATAAAAGGCTGGAGAAGAGAGAAGAAAATAGAATTAATTAAAACGATGAATCCTGATTTAGAATTTTTGGATTATTAA
- a CDS encoding MBL fold metallo-hydrolase — protein sequence MKLHHLRNATLVIETEKHVILVDPMLGKRKTIPPFTIFRYKPKRNPLVALPKNSREILSKVTHCLITHLHPDHIDKAGEVFLRRKSIPVICSSKDEKALVQRGLSVIQTLEYWQPQLFLDGKITGIPAIHGYGFIAKLMGNVMGFLIELANEKSIYISSDTIFTEHVEKVLTQLKPDISTVACGTARLDFGQPLLMRMDDILKFVTLAPGKVIANHLEALNHCPTTRLQLRTALSDHGLLSKTAIPNDGECLEY from the coding sequence ATGAAATTACATCATTTGCGAAATGCCACATTGGTAATTGAAACAGAAAAGCATGTCATTTTAGTTGACCCAATGTTAGGTAAAAGAAAAACGATTCCGCCTTTTACAATTTTCAGATATAAACCCAAAAGAAATCCGCTTGTCGCGTTACCTAAAAACAGCCGAGAAATATTAAGCAAAGTAACTCATTGCTTGATTACGCATTTGCATCCCGATCATATTGATAAAGCAGGTGAAGTTTTTTTACGCAGAAAAAGTATTCCTGTAATTTGCAGTTCTAAAGACGAAAAAGCGCTTGTACAAAGAGGTTTGAGTGTAATTCAAACTCTAGAATATTGGCAGCCTCAATTATTTTTAGACGGAAAAATAACTGGAATTCCTGCCATTCACGGTTATGGTTTTATTGCTAAATTAATGGGAAATGTAATGGGATTTCTTATCGAATTAGCCAATGAAAAATCGATTTATATAAGTTCTGACACTATTTTTACAGAACATGTAGAAAAAGTTTTAACCCAATTAAAACCAGACATTTCTACAGTTGCGTGCGGAACCGCAAGATTAGATTTCGGCCAGCCATTATTAATGCGAATGGATGATATTTTGAAGTTTGTAACACTTGCTCCTGGAAAAGTAATTGCTAATCATTTAGAAGCTTTAAACCATTGTCCGACAACGAGATTGCAATTAAGAACAGCACTTTCAGATCATGGTCTTTTGAGTAAAACTGCCATTCCGAATGATGGAGAATGTTTAGAATATTAG
- a CDS encoding B12-binding domain-containing radical SAM protein — protein sequence MKTKLFVITPPFTQLNTPYPATAYIKGFLNTKNIESVQADLGIDVILELFSKKGLIDLFQVSEFQVSGSEISDNSKRIFALQDEYIKTIDSVIQFLQGKNPTLALQICQEDFLPEASRFAQLEELDWAFGTMGTQDKAKHLATLYLEDISDFIVECVDENFGFSRYAERLGRSANSFDELYDELQKEPTYIDSILISILKAKIEAVKPTLFLISVPFPGNLYSSFRSAQWVKQNHPEIKISMGGGFPNTELRSLSDKRVFEFFDFITLDDGEVPIEELIFHLENPDSDSFKRTFLLENGEVVYKNNSLKHDYKQAYVGTPDYSDLPLDKYISVIEIVNPMHRMWSDGRWNKLTMAHGCYWGKCTFCDISLDYIKVYEPVAASLLCDRIEELIEKTGQNGFHFVDEAAPPALMRALALEILKRKLAVTWWTNIRFEKSFSKDLCLLLKASGCIAVSGGLEVASDRLLKLIDKGVTVEQVAKVTRNFTEAGIMVHAYLMYGYPTQTIQETVDSLEMVRQLFEAGVLQSGFWHQFALTAHSPVGLYPEQFGVTKKTELIGTFANNDIEYTDSTGINHDKFSFGLKKSLFNFMHGICFDYELQDWFDFKIPKTKIHPDFIFDALQEQNDFNTKPNAKVVWLGGKPSSELFTKSKKGRSWEMMALTFHDKKESFDIQTSREEGEWLISILSKIAVSGTKNYTFQEVKNDFETSLEDFELFWYSKPINTLREFGLLVL from the coding sequence TTGAAAACAAAACTTTTTGTAATTACGCCTCCATTTACGCAACTGAATACACCGTATCCGGCAACGGCGTATATAAAAGGTTTTCTAAATACTAAAAATATCGAATCGGTTCAGGCAGATTTGGGCATTGATGTGATTTTAGAATTGTTTTCGAAAAAAGGATTAATTGACTTGTTTCAAGTTTCAGAGTTTCAAGTTTCAGGTTCTGAAATCTCAGATAACTCAAAACGTATTTTTGCTTTACAAGATGAATACATCAAAACTATTGATTCTGTAATTCAGTTTTTACAAGGAAAAAATCCAACGTTGGCATTACAGATTTGTCAAGAAGATTTTCTGCCAGAAGCTTCTCGTTTTGCGCAATTGGAAGAACTTGATTGGGCTTTTGGAACGATGGGAACCCAAGATAAAGCAAAACATTTGGCCACTTTATATCTCGAAGACATTTCGGATTTTATTGTAGAATGTGTCGATGAAAACTTTGGTTTTAGCCGATATGCCGAACGTTTAGGACGAAGCGCCAATTCTTTTGATGAATTATATGATGAGCTTCAAAAAGAGCCAACTTATATCGATTCGATTTTAATTTCGATTTTGAAAGCTAAAATTGAAGCCGTAAAACCAACATTATTTTTAATATCTGTTCCCTTTCCAGGAAATTTATATAGCTCATTCCGTTCTGCGCAATGGGTAAAACAAAATCATCCTGAAATTAAAATTTCAATGGGTGGCGGTTTTCCAAATACCGAGTTACGTTCGCTTTCAGATAAACGTGTTTTTGAATTTTTCGATTTTATTACTTTAGATGATGGAGAAGTTCCAATCGAAGAATTAATTTTTCATTTAGAAAATCCCGATTCAGATTCTTTCAAAAGAACATTTCTTTTAGAAAATGGAGAAGTAGTTTATAAAAATAATTCCTTAAAACACGACTACAAACAAGCTTACGTCGGAACGCCAGATTATTCAGATTTGCCTTTGGATAAATATATTTCGGTTATCGAAATTGTAAATCCGATGCATAGAATGTGGAGTGATGGACGTTGGAATAAACTCACAATGGCACACGGATGTTACTGGGGAAAATGTACTTTTTGTGATATTTCTTTAGATTATATAAAAGTTTACGAACCAGTTGCGGCAAGTCTTTTATGTGACAGAATCGAAGAATTAATAGAAAAAACTGGTCAAAACGGATTTCATTTTGTAGATGAAGCTGCGCCGCCTGCATTAATGCGTGCTTTGGCACTCGAAATTTTAAAAAGAAAACTCGCTGTAACTTGGTGGACAAATATTCGATTTGAAAAAAGTTTTTCTAAAGATTTGTGTTTGTTATTGAAAGCTTCAGGATGTATTGCTGTTTCTGGCGGTTTAGAAGTCGCTTCAGATCGATTATTAAAATTAATTGACAAAGGCGTTACAGTGGAACAAGTCGCAAAAGTAACCCGCAATTTTACCGAAGCGGGAATTATGGTTCATGCCTATTTAATGTACGGATATCCAACGCAAACAATTCAAGAAACGGTTGACAGTCTCGAAATGGTTCGCCAATTGTTCGAAGCTGGGGTTTTACAATCTGGTTTTTGGCATCAATTTGCGTTGACAGCGCACAGTCCAGTTGGATTGTATCCAGAGCAATTTGGTGTTACAAAGAAAACCGAATTAATTGGAACTTTCGCTAATAATGATATTGAATATACTGATTCTACAGGAATCAATCACGATAAATTTAGCTTCGGATTAAAGAAATCGCTTTTCAATTTCATGCACGGAATTTGTTTTGATTACGAACTCCAAGATTGGTTTGATTTTAAAATTCCAAAAACTAAAATTCACCCCGATTTTATTTTCGATGCACTTCAGGAGCAAAACGACTTTAATACAAAACCAAATGCAAAAGTGGTTTGGCTTGGCGGAAAACCTTCGTCAGAACTTTTTACAAAATCAAAGAAAGGAAGAAGTTGGGAAATGATGGCTTTGACTTTTCATGATAAAAAAGAAAGTTTTGATATTCAAACTAGTCGAGAAGAAGGCGAGTGGCTAATTTCAATTTTATCGAAAATAGCAGTTTCAGGTACTAAAAATTATACTTTTCAAGAAGTTAAAAACGATTTCGAAACTTCTTTAGAAGATTTTGAATTGTTTTGGTATTCTAAACCAATCAATACTTTGCGTGAATTCGGATTATTAGTTTTATAA